The following proteins are co-located in the Dromiciops gliroides isolate mDroGli1 chromosome 2, mDroGli1.pri, whole genome shotgun sequence genome:
- the CHMP7 gene encoding charged multivesicular body protein 7 translates to MWSPGQESEAPARGDPAGLLPPEWEEDEERMSFLFSAFKRSREVNSTDWDSKMGFWAPLVLSHSRRQGAVRLRLRDLQEAFQRKGSVPLGLATVLQDLLRRGELQRESDFMASVDSSWISWGVGVFLLKPLKWTLSNVLGDNKVPAEEVLVAVELLKEKAEDVYRLYQNSPISSHPVVALSELSTLCASSCPDERTFYLVLLQLQKEKRVTVLEQNGEKIVKFARGLHAKVSPVNDVDVGVYQLMQSERLLSRKVESLSQEAERCKEDARQACRAGKKQLALRHLKSKQRTEKRIEALHAKLDTVQGILDRIYASQTDQMVFNAYQAGVGALKLSMKDITVEKAESLVDQIQELCDTQDEVSQTLAGVGINGLDSDSEELEKELDSLLQDTTKEPVDLPSTPHKRFFSTDVPNPSISDAELEAELEKLSLSEGGLLPSHESSKRQLEPTL, encoded by the exons ATGTGGTCCCCGGGGCAGGAGTCCGAGGCCCCAGCCAGGGGGGACCCGGCGGGGCTGCTGCCCCCCGAGTGGGAGGAAGATGAAGAACGGATGTCCTTCCTGTTCTCCGCTTTCAAGAGGAGTCGGGAGGTGAACAGTACCGACTGGGATAGCAAGATGGGCTTCTGGGCGCCGCTGGTGCTGAGCCACAGTCGCCGCCAGGGGGCGGTGCGTCTGCGCCTGCGCGACCTTCAGGAGGCCTTCCAACGCAAGGGGAGCGTCCCACTCGGGTTGGCCACGGTGCTCCAGGACCTGCTCCG TCGAGGGGAGCTACAACGGGAGTCAGATTTCATGGCCAGCGTGGACAGCAGCTGGATTTCATGGGGAGTAGGTGTCTTCCTGTTGAAACCTCTCAAATGGACTCTTTCTAATGTTCTGGGGGACAACAAGGTCCCTGCTGAAGAGGTGCTGGTGGCTGTGGAGCTGCTTAAG GAAAAAGCAGAGGATGTATATCGTCTGTATCAGAACTCTCCAATCTCCTCTCATCCTGTGGTGGCTCTGTCAGAGTTGAGCACCCTCTGTGCTAGTTCCTGCCCAGATGAGCGAACCTTCTATTTGGTGTTGCTACAGctgcagaaagagaagagagtcacTGTTTTAGAGCAGAATGGTGAGAAG ATTGTGAAATTTGCCCGAGGGCTACATGCCAAGGTCTCCCCAGTAAATGATGTAGATGTGGGGGTGTACCAGTTGATGCAGAGTGAACGGCTGCTCTCTCGCAAGGTGGAGTCCCTGTCCCAGGAAGCAGAGAG ATGTAAAGAAGATGCCCGACAAGCGTGCCGAGCTGGAAAGAAGCAACTG GCACTAAGGCATCTCAAGTCTAAGCAGAGGACAGAGAAACGCATTGAGGCACTACATGCTAAGCTGGACACAGTACAAGGCATTTTGGATCGGATCTATGCTTCCCAAACAGATCAGATG GTTTTTAATGCCTATCAGGCTGGTGTAGGGGCCCTCAAACTTTCCATGAAGGACATCACAGTGGAGAAGGCCGAGAGTCTGGTGGACCAGATTCAAGAG CTTTGTGATACCCAGGATGAAGTTTCTCAGACTCTGGCTGGGGTGGGGATAAATGGCTTAG ATAGTGACAGtgaggaactggagaaggaattggataGCCTCCTCCAGGACACCACCAAAGAACCTGTGGATCTGCCCAGTACTCCCCACAAGCGATTTTTCTCCACCGACGTGCCTAATCCCAGCATTTCAGATGCTGAGCTTGAAGCTGAGCTGGAGAAACTGTCCCTATCAGAAGGAG GTTTGCTTCCAAGCCACGAATCCTCCAAAAGACAGCTGGAACCCACTCTCTAA